From one Pseudomonas fluorescens genomic stretch:
- a CDS encoding NEL-type E3 ubiquitin ligase domain-containing protein translates to MSIPTSPPQTPLPAITQPGVTDEFIGHILPRWLKTASVAQINALREDFSRHRQSLQAVHATLDELSAIDGFAKHLFAQALQDRFQFAASIDHSLWRELRRDFKPSQGIGLPDDEPIVVRQPLLQRLLQGFSAREATAGSFYLGTGIIADTQPETLLIDAPDQVASVCRTLDVGKQFQDHLDQVFTPAQEDLAEEKRQGLMLAARLALLQAQIDSATYDMFAQLASSASQVTLDGLEVRPCHLFALGCQVDTAVVFELRGKPPEGALRWTDASLIRALIVYLPNDPLQALRRYSSWFAFNRALVQLLKDEPGYQRYFSKLIGLQQRPDFASLLTTRLADSSVDLVLHGTILRGELFSALCQLQLVRIKADARLLAVPTADVDSAAVLAWRAGLRSTAWAGLNLVGLFVPAVGGLLLGHLLVQALGEVFEGAEDWLRGHQGEALEHMLGVAETVAVTVALGAGIHVLARGFRRSDFIQSLLPVTLANGQPRLWQNELRPYRLPQIPDAAGLADNGLQVAGEHRYLALRNKVYEVRQEPKQGGWRLVHQRRPHAYGPAVEFNGERAWRLRDERPLEWQGEPHLLERLWPAARLFDTNEVSAILHVAAIDEAELRGLLVENRRMPVGLRDTLERFAEDRRITRFIEQLNGTAPLAQLDAELYQYALTHLGLAGPADARAQLQVSAPWLRVALFEHFSTRYLPSEPLVAVIQRDFPSLPTAYCLALLEQADDDQRALLANEARMPLALAEQARALTRAARLIRAREGLYLGSAGSLDSAHLVFYALRHLPTWPQELNLALHDGLPYSRLVDHLQAQDSPAELRTLVHQQGVYRLYGNQGGALGHVQFSGNLLEAIAEALSQAQRERLGWYGLAGAMRMGADVRAQLSASNRDLESIIGLAPTKPWFNPGYRLSDGRVGYLLSGREAGQALAQNVTDRLCALFPGFDAQQRSDFVASLRASGVPVLFELLRLEQEYQVLDQALQDWEAGAPAQASSSGVTLYSAHNRVANALRRCWRRQSELLLDAHGAFRGYRLSLVGLHIPTFPNLPNEVSFSHVVDVVMVGMRMRRLPASFFRAFAATRWLNLSNNLFDELPSGLGQMSGLRILRLGHNYIRLQPADVDALGTLNQLRMLVLDENPLRRNLNLRPLHRLREVSLRNTGLQALPHGLLSRAFLEQADLRNNRISTLPERFFSAPGALRDCIYLQGNPLPQATWQRLTELEGVQAAGQVLGEHVDARALWLAGWDEREYETRAAQWDALLQETDSAGFFLLLRDLTGTADYRLTREDLNLRVWQLLEAAQGDTALREELFAFASAPRTCVDSVADCFSALEVRYLLWHARHQQSELPEASRLLAMARRLFRLERVEQIARQDMRARDDLGVDEVEVSLAYRVGLALELELPGQPRALQFAEVAQVSRQQLEAAARAVRVAEASEQLLDFVVTRDFWLGYLRDTHSQAFADVEEPFVDQVQALADLPQVNEDALDALAVERAIKVRELVLELTGPLLAALPGE, encoded by the coding sequence GTGTCTATCCCAACCTCTCCCCCGCAAACGCCTTTACCTGCCATTACCCAGCCCGGGGTGACTGATGAGTTCATCGGCCATATTCTCCCGCGTTGGCTCAAGACCGCTTCCGTTGCGCAGATCAACGCCCTGCGTGAGGACTTCTCCCGCCACCGACAAAGCCTGCAGGCGGTTCATGCAACCCTGGATGAACTGAGCGCAATCGACGGGTTTGCCAAGCACTTGTTTGCCCAGGCCTTGCAGGACAGGTTTCAGTTCGCGGCGTCCATTGACCATAGCCTGTGGCGCGAGCTGCGGCGCGACTTCAAGCCGAGCCAGGGCATCGGCCTGCCCGATGACGAACCGATTGTTGTCAGGCAACCGCTGTTGCAACGTCTGCTCCAGGGTTTTAGCGCGCGCGAAGCAACGGCGGGCAGTTTTTATCTGGGTACCGGCATTATCGCCGACACTCAGCCAGAGACGCTGCTCATCGACGCGCCGGACCAGGTCGCCAGCGTGTGCCGGACGCTGGATGTGGGCAAGCAGTTCCAGGATCATCTCGATCAGGTATTCACTCCAGCCCAGGAGGATCTGGCTGAGGAAAAGCGCCAGGGCCTGATGCTGGCGGCGCGGCTTGCGCTGTTGCAGGCACAGATCGATTCAGCCACCTACGACATGTTCGCTCAATTGGCATCGTCTGCTTCACAGGTAACCCTCGATGGCCTTGAGGTGCGTCCGTGCCATCTGTTTGCACTGGGCTGCCAGGTCGACACTGCAGTGGTCTTCGAACTGCGTGGCAAGCCACCGGAAGGTGCGCTGCGCTGGACCGATGCCAGCCTGATTCGGGCACTGATCGTCTACTTGCCCAACGATCCGTTGCAAGCGTTGCGGCGTTACAGCTCCTGGTTCGCCTTCAATCGGGCGCTGGTGCAGTTGCTCAAGGACGAACCTGGCTACCAGCGCTATTTCAGCAAGCTGATCGGCTTGCAGCAGCGCCCGGATTTTGCCTCGTTGCTGACGACCCGCCTTGCCGACAGCAGTGTTGACCTGGTCTTGCACGGCACGATATTGCGGGGCGAGCTGTTCAGCGCCTTGTGCCAGTTGCAACTGGTACGCATCAAGGCCGACGCGCGGTTACTGGCGGTACCGACTGCCGATGTCGACAGCGCTGCTGTATTAGCCTGGCGAGCCGGGCTGAGGTCGACCGCTTGGGCGGGACTCAACCTGGTAGGCTTGTTTGTTCCCGCTGTGGGTGGTTTGTTGTTGGGGCATCTGCTGGTGCAGGCGCTGGGTGAGGTGTTCGAAGGGGCTGAGGACTGGCTGCGCGGGCATCAGGGCGAAGCACTTGAGCATATGCTCGGGGTCGCCGAAACCGTCGCTGTGACCGTGGCCCTGGGGGCAGGTATTCACGTGCTGGCTAGAGGCTTCAGGCGCAGTGATTTTATCCAGTCGCTGCTGCCGGTAACCCTCGCCAATGGCCAACCACGACTGTGGCAAAACGAGCTGCGCCCGTATCGACTGCCCCAAATCCCCGACGCTGCCGGGCTTGCTGATAATGGCTTGCAAGTAGCCGGAGAACACCGTTACCTGGCGCTGCGAAACAAGGTCTACGAAGTGCGCCAGGAACCGAAACAGGGCGGTTGGCGCCTGGTGCATCAGCGCCGGCCGCACGCCTATGGGCCGGCGGTCGAATTCAATGGCGAGCGTGCCTGGCGTTTACGCGATGAACGCCCCCTGGAATGGCAAGGTGAGCCGCACCTGCTGGAGCGCTTGTGGCCAGCGGCCAGGCTGTTTGACACCAACGAGGTCAGCGCCATTCTCCATGTCGCGGCAATCGATGAAGCTGAACTGCGTGGCTTGCTGGTAGAAAACCGTCGGATGCCGGTAGGCCTGCGCGATACCCTGGAGCGCTTTGCCGAGGATCGGCGGATTACTCGATTTATCGAGCAGTTGAATGGCACCGCGCCGCTGGCTCAGCTGGATGCCGAGCTGTACCAGTACGCGCTGACGCACCTGGGCCTGGCAGGACCTGCCGACGCCCGAGCGCAATTGCAGGTGTCGGCCCCCTGGCTGCGGGTGGCGTTGTTCGAGCATTTTTCTACCCGTTACTTACCTTCCGAACCTCTGGTGGCGGTTATCCAGCGTGATTTCCCCAGCCTGCCGACGGCCTATTGCCTGGCCTTGCTCGAACAGGCTGACGATGACCAGCGGGCGCTGCTGGCGAACGAGGCGCGTATGCCCCTGGCTCTGGCTGAGCAGGCTCGAGCGCTGACCAGGGCTGCGCGCCTGATTCGTGCCCGTGAGGGACTGTATCTGGGCAGTGCGGGCTCACTGGACAGTGCTCACCTGGTGTTTTATGCACTGAGGCATCTACCCACCTGGCCACAGGAATTGAATCTGGCGCTGCACGATGGTTTGCCCTATAGCCGCCTGGTCGATCATTTGCAGGCGCAGGACAGTCCCGCCGAGCTTCGCACCCTCGTTCATCAGCAAGGTGTTTACCGTTTGTACGGCAACCAGGGTGGAGCACTTGGGCACGTGCAATTCAGTGGCAACTTGCTGGAGGCCATTGCCGAAGCACTGAGTCAGGCCCAGCGCGAGCGCTTGGGCTGGTACGGACTGGCGGGGGCCATGCGCATGGGCGCGGATGTGCGCGCGCAGCTGTCGGCCAGTAACCGCGATCTGGAAAGCATCATTGGTCTGGCACCCACCAAGCCGTGGTTCAACCCGGGCTATCGGCTGTCCGATGGACGTGTGGGCTATCTGCTCAGTGGACGTGAGGCAGGGCAGGCGCTGGCGCAGAATGTCACCGACCGTCTGTGCGCCTTATTCCCAGGCTTTGATGCCCAGCAGCGCAGTGATTTTGTTGCGAGCCTGCGTGCCAGCGGCGTGCCGGTGCTGTTCGAACTGCTCAGGCTAGAGCAGGAGTACCAAGTGCTGGATCAGGCCCTGCAAGACTGGGAGGCCGGGGCGCCTGCCCAGGCAAGTAGCAGCGGCGTCACCCTGTACTCGGCGCATAATCGTGTGGCCAATGCCTTGCGACGTTGCTGGCGGCGTCAGAGTGAACTGCTCCTGGATGCCCATGGAGCATTTCGCGGCTACCGCCTGAGTCTTGTTGGCCTGCATATCCCGACCTTTCCCAACCTGCCCAATGAGGTCAGCTTCAGCCATGTGGTTGATGTGGTGATGGTCGGCATGCGCATGAGGAGGCTCCCTGCCTCGTTCTTTCGCGCCTTTGCCGCCACCCGCTGGTTGAATTTGAGTAACAACCTGTTCGACGAATTGCCGTCGGGCCTTGGACAGATGTCGGGGCTGCGGATCCTGCGGCTTGGGCACAATTACATTCGCCTCCAGCCCGCGGATGTCGACGCGCTCGGCACGCTCAACCAACTGCGCATGCTGGTACTGGACGAAAATCCGCTACGGCGCAACCTGAACCTGCGCCCCTTGCATCGCCTACGCGAAGTGAGCCTGCGTAATACCGGCCTGCAAGCCTTGCCGCACGGTTTGTTGAGCCGTGCGTTCCTGGAGCAGGCCGACCTGCGCAACAATCGAATCAGCACCTTGCCCGAGCGCTTTTTCAGTGCTCCGGGTGCCCTGCGTGATTGCATTTACTTGCAGGGCAATCCTCTGCCGCAGGCCACCTGGCAGCGCTTGACCGAACTTGAAGGGGTGCAGGCTGCAGGGCAGGTGCTGGGTGAGCACGTCGATGCCCGTGCGCTCTGGCTGGCCGGCTGGGATGAGCGCGAATATGAAACGCGGGCCGCGCAGTGGGACGCCCTCTTGCAAGAAACCGACAGCGCAGGCTTCTTTCTACTGCTGCGGGACCTGACTGGCACCGCCGATTATCGCTTGACCCGCGAGGATCTGAACCTGCGAGTGTGGCAACTGCTTGAGGCGGCGCAAGGCGATACGGCATTGCGCGAGGAGTTGTTCGCTTTCGCTTCGGCACCCAGGACCTGCGTCGACAGTGTCGCCGATTGCTTCAGTGCCCTGGAGGTTCGCTACCTGCTGTGGCATGCCCGACATCAGCAAAGCGAGTTGCCCGAAGCCAGTCGCTTGCTGGCCATGGCCAGACGATTGTTTCGCCTTGAGCGCGTCGAGCAGATCGCCCGGCAAGACATGCGCGCCCGCGACGACCTGGGTGTGGATGAAGTGGAAGTCAGTCTGGCCTACCGCGTCGGCCTTGCCCTGGAGCTGGAACTACCCGGACAACCCCGCGCCCTGCAGTTCGCTGAGGTGGCACAGGTAAGTCGCCAGCAGCTCGAGGCCGCGGCCAGAGCGGTGCGTGTTGCCGAAGCCAGCGAGCAGTTGCTTGACTTCGTTGTGACCCGGGACTTCTGGCTTGGCTATCTGCGCGATACGCATTCCCAGGCGTTTGCCGATGTAGAGGAGCCGTTCGTTGACCAGGTGCAAGCCCTGGCTGATCTGCCACAAGTCAATGAAGACGCGCTGGATGCCCTGGCCGTCGAGCGTGCGATCAAGGTGCGGGAGCTGGTGCTGGAGTTAACCGGTCCTTTGCTGGCTGCACTGCCTGGCGAGTAA
- a CDS encoding SDR family NAD(P)-dependent oxidoreductase: protein MQIANKNFIVSGAASGLGAATAQMLIEAGAQVMLVDLNAEAVAAKARELGGKAHFAVADISQEAAAKAAVDAAVAAFGSLHGLINCAGIVGAEKVLGKNGPHGLESFSRVINVNLIGSFNLLRLAAAAMAEGEAGADGERGVIINTASIAAYDGQIGQAAYAASKGAIASLTLPAARELARFGIRVMTIAPGIFETPMMAGMTQEVRDSLAAGVPFPPRLGRPQEYAALARHIIENSMLNGEVIRLDGALRMAAK, encoded by the coding sequence ATGCAGATTGCCAACAAGAACTTTATCGTCAGCGGCGCAGCTTCGGGCTTGGGCGCCGCCACCGCACAGATGCTCATCGAGGCCGGAGCCCAGGTAATGCTGGTCGACCTCAATGCCGAGGCGGTCGCCGCCAAAGCCCGGGAGCTGGGGGGCAAGGCGCACTTTGCAGTGGCCGATATCAGCCAGGAAGCCGCCGCCAAGGCCGCAGTCGATGCTGCCGTTGCTGCTTTTGGCAGCCTCCACGGCCTGATCAATTGCGCCGGTATCGTCGGCGCCGAAAAGGTCCTGGGCAAGAACGGCCCACATGGCCTGGAAAGTTTCAGCCGGGTGATCAACGTCAACCTGATCGGCAGTTTCAACCTGCTGCGCCTGGCTGCAGCGGCCATGGCCGAAGGCGAGGCGGGCGCTGACGGTGAGCGCGGGGTGATCATCAATACGGCCTCGATCGCCGCCTACGACGGCCAGATCGGCCAGGCCGCCTACGCCGCTTCCAAGGGCGCGATCGCCAGCCTGACCTTGCCGGCGGCCCGTGAACTGGCGCGCTTCGGCATCCGTGTGATGACCATCGCCCCAGGCATTTTTGAAACCCCGATGATGGCCGGCATGACCCAGGAAGTGCGTGACTCGCTGGCCGCCGGCGTACCGTTTCCACCTCGCCTGGGCCGCCCGCAGGAATACGCCGCGCTGGCCCGCCACATCATTGAAAACAGCATGCTCAACGGTGAGGTGATCCGTCTCGACGGTGCCTTGCGCATGGCTGCCAAGTAA
- a CDS encoding AMP-binding protein, which yields MRDYRAAAQGFNYRQTADSVLQGSLEALNACVECCDRHVGGNRIALNWEGRDGSSAQYSFEQLQHAAGRLANVLKAQGVGVGDRVAGLMPRTAELLITVLATWRLGAVYQPLFTAFGPKAIEHRLEQSGAKVIVTEPLNRSKLDEVHDCPTIICVGAAHDSSDIDFHTALTAASEHCEPVLLDAEAPFLLMFTSGTTGPAKPLEVPLRAIVAFQGYMRDAIDLRPEDNFWNLADPGWAYGLYYAVTGPLALGHATTFFDGPFSVQSTCQVINKYAITNLAGSPTAYRLLIAAGSEFSAPIKGRLRVVSSAGEPLNPEVIRWFADELDVTIHDHYGQTELGMVLCNHHGLQHPVHLGSAGFAIPGHRIVVLDEQHNELPAGQPGILAVDREQSPLCWFAGYHGLPTKSFVGKYYLSGDTVELNDDGSISFVGRSDDVITTSGYRVGPFDVESALIEHPAVIEAAVVGKPDPERTELIKAFVVLASGQQASEELAEALKQHVRQRLYAHAYPREIEFVSELPKTPSGKLQRFILRNQEIAKQQAALASTASA from the coding sequence ATGCGTGATTACCGTGCCGCGGCGCAGGGATTCAACTACCGACAAACCGCTGACAGCGTTCTGCAGGGCAGCCTGGAGGCGCTCAATGCCTGTGTCGAATGCTGTGACCGGCATGTCGGCGGCAACCGTATTGCCCTGAACTGGGAAGGCCGCGACGGCAGCAGCGCGCAGTACAGTTTCGAGCAACTGCAGCATGCTGCCGGACGCCTGGCCAATGTGCTCAAGGCCCAGGGGGTAGGCGTTGGCGACCGGGTGGCCGGTTTGATGCCGCGTACCGCCGAATTGCTCATCACCGTGCTGGCCACCTGGCGCCTGGGGGCGGTGTATCAACCACTGTTTACCGCTTTCGGGCCCAAAGCCATTGAGCACCGCCTGGAGCAGTCCGGGGCCAAGGTGATAGTCACCGAACCGCTCAATCGCAGCAAGCTCGACGAGGTCCATGACTGCCCGACGATCATCTGCGTCGGCGCTGCGCACGACTCAAGCGATATCGACTTTCACACCGCGCTGACGGCGGCCAGTGAACATTGCGAGCCGGTGCTGCTGGATGCCGAGGCACCGTTCCTGTTGATGTTCACCTCCGGCACCACCGGCCCTGCCAAGCCGCTGGAAGTGCCGTTGCGGGCCATCGTCGCCTTCCAGGGCTACATGCGTGACGCTATCGATCTGCGCCCTGAAGACAACTTCTGGAACCTTGCCGACCCTGGCTGGGCCTACGGGCTTTACTACGCCGTGACCGGGCCACTGGCCCTGGGCCATGCCACGACTTTTTTCGATGGGCCGTTCAGTGTCCAAAGCACCTGCCAGGTCATCAACAAGTATGCCATCACCAACCTGGCCGGCTCGCCAACCGCCTACCGCCTGCTCATCGCCGCCGGCAGCGAATTCAGCGCGCCGATCAAGGGGCGCCTGCGGGTGGTCAGCAGTGCTGGCGAGCCACTCAACCCAGAAGTGATCCGCTGGTTTGCCGACGAGCTGGATGTGACCATCCACGATCACTACGGGCAGACCGAACTGGGCATGGTGTTGTGCAACCATCATGGCCTGCAGCACCCGGTACACCTGGGCTCGGCCGGTTTCGCCATTCCCGGCCACCGCATCGTCGTGCTCGATGAGCAGCACAATGAGCTGCCGGCCGGGCAGCCAGGCATTCTCGCCGTCGATCGCGAGCAGTCGCCGCTGTGCTGGTTTGCCGGCTATCACGGTTTGCCAACCAAGTCTTTCGTTGGCAAGTACTACCTCAGTGGTGACACCGTCGAGCTCAACGACGACGGCAGCATCAGCTTCGTCGGACGCAGCGACGACGTGATCACCACCTCCGGCTACCGGGTCGGCCCGTTCGATGTCGAGAGCGCGCTGATCGAGCACCCGGCGGTGATCGAAGCGGCAGTGGTCGGCAAGCCGGACCCGGAGCGCACCGAGCTGATCAAGGCGTTCGTGGTACTGGCCAGTGGTCAGCAAGCCAGCGAGGAGCTGGCCGAAGCCTTGAAACAGCACGTGCGCCAACGCCTTTACGCCCATGCCTACCCACGGGAAATCGAATTTGTCAGTGAGTTGCCGAAAACGCCGAGCGGCAAGCTCCAGCGCTTCATCCTGCGCAACCAGGAAATAGCCAAACAACAAGCCGCGCTGGCATCCACCGCCAGCGCCTGA